The Drosophila nasuta strain 15112-1781.00 chromosome 2L, ASM2355853v1, whole genome shotgun sequence genome window below encodes:
- the LOC132798384 gene encoding LOW QUALITY PROTEIN: elongation factor G, mitochondrial (The sequence of the model RefSeq protein was modified relative to this genomic sequence to represent the inferred CDS: deleted 1 base in 1 codon): MSLITRVLNGNLPLRINVINTLRQLQCGYSSHAKYAEHKPIERIRNIGISAHIDSGKTTLTERILFYTGRIAEMHEVRGKDNVGATMDSMELERQRGITIQSAATYTMWKDTNINIIDTPGHVDFTVEVERALRVLDGAVLVLCAVGGVQSQTLTVNRQMKRYNVPCLAFINKLDRLGSNPYRVLSQMRSKMNHNAAFIQLPIGVESNCKGIVDLVQQRAIYFEGEHGMDIRLDEIPQDMRVESDERRQELIEHLSNADETLGELFLEEKPFTEADIKAALRRTCIKRTFTPVLVGTALKNKGVQPLLDAVIDYLPNPGEVENLAYIEQEGKDRQQFVLNPARDGKEPFMGLAFKLEAGRFGQLTYLRCYQGMLRKGDNIFNARTNKKVRIARLVRLHSNQMEDVNEVYAGDIFALFGVDCASGDTFTTNPKNNMSMESIFVPEPVVSMAIKPNNTKDRDNFSKAIARFTKEDPTFHFYFDNDVKETLVSGMGELHLEIYAQRMEREYGCPVTLGKPKVAFRETLVGPCEFDYLHKKQSGGSGQYARIIGIMEPLPPNQNTLLEFVDETVGTNVPKQFVPGVEKGYREMSERGMLSGHKLSGIRFRLQDGGHHIVDSSELAFMLAAHGAIKEVFHQGAWQILEPIMLVEVTAPEEFQGAVMGHLSKRHGIITGTEGTEGWFTVYAEVPLNDMFGYASELRSSTQGKGEFTMEYSRYSPCLPDVQDQIVRQYQESQGLSHPEKKKKKN; this comes from the exons ATGTCGCTTATAACGCGCGTGCTAAACGGCAACTTGCCGCTGCGCATCAATGTCATCAACACGTTGCGTCAG TTGCAATGCGGCTACAGCTCGCATGCCAAGTATGCGGAGCACAAACCCATCGAACGCATACGCAACATTGGCATCTCGGCGCACATTGACAGCGGCAAAACAACCCTGACCGAACGTATCCTT TTCTACACCGGACGCATTGCGGAAATGCACGAGGTGCGTGGCAAGGACAATGTTGGCGCCACCATGGACAGCATGGAGCTGGAACGGCAACGTGGCATCACCATCCAATCAGCTGCCACTTACACCATGTGGAAGGACACCAACATCAATATCATCGATACTCCTGGTCACGTGGACTTTACTGTGGAAGTGGAGCGTGCTCTGCGTGTCCTGGACGGTGCTGTTCTGGTGCTTTGCGCCGTGGGTGGTGTACAGAGTCAAACGCTGACAGTGAACCGGCAAATGAAACGCTACAACGTACCCTGCTTGGCGTTTATCAATAAGCTGGATCGTTTGGGCTCGAATCCGTATCGTGTGTTGTCGCAAATGCGTTCCAAGATGAATCACAATGCTGCCTTCATACAGCTGCCCATTGGCGTAGAGAGTAATTGCAAGGGCATTGTGGATCTGGTTCAGCAACGTGCCATATACTTTGAGGGTGAACACGGCATGGATATTCGCCTAGATGAAATACCGCAAGATATGCGCGTGGAAAGCGATGAACGGCGACAAGAACTCATCGAGCATCTGTCCAATGCTGATGAGACGTTGGGGGAACTGTTCCTGGAGGAGAAACCCTTCACGGAGGCGGACATCAAGGCAGCGCTGAGAAGAACTTGCATTAAACGCACTTTTACACCTGTCTTGGTGGGAACAGCTCTCAAGAACAAGGGCGTGCAACCGTTGCTCGATGCTGTCATCGATTATTTGCCCAATCCCGGAGAGGTAGAGAATCTGGCTTATATCGAGCAGGAGGGCAAGGACCGCCAACAATTTGTGTTGAACCCGGCGCGCGACGGCAAGGAACCCTTTATGGGTTTGGCCTTCAAACTGGAGGCAGGTCGCTTCGGTCAACTGACATATCTGCGTTGCTACCAAGGTATGCTCCGCAAGGGCGACAACATCTTCAATGCGCGCACAAACAAAAAGGTGCGAATTGCTCGTCTGGTGCGTTTACACTCCAATCAAATGGAGGATGTCAACGAGGTCTATGCTGGTGACATTTTCGCCTTGTTTGGCGTCGATTGTGCTTCGGGTGATACTTTCACCACAAATCCCAAGAATAACATGTCCATGGAATCCATATTTGTGCCTGAACCAGTTGTCTCCATGGCCATCAAGCCAAACAACACCAAGGATCGTGATAATTTCTCCAAGGCCATTGCACGCTTCACCAAAGAGGATCCCACATTTCATTTCTACTTCGACAACGATGTCAAAGAGACACTTGTCTCGGGCATGGGCGAATTGCATCTGGAGATCTATGCACAGCGCATGGAACGTGAATATGGTTGCCCAGTGACGCTGGGCAAACCAAAGGTCGCCTTCCGTGAGACGCTTGTTGGTCCCTGCGAGTTTGACTATCTGCACAAGAAGCAATCGGGTGGATCTGGACAATATGCGCGCATTATTGGCATCATGGAACCCTTGCCACCAAATCAAAATACCCTGCTCGAGTTTGTAGATGAAACGGTGGGAACCAATGTACCCAAACAGTTTGTGCCCGGTGTGGAGAAGGGCTATCGTGAAATGTCCGAGCGTGGCATGTTGTCTGGACACAAATTGTCGGGCATTCGCTTCCGCCTTCAGGATGGTGGTCACCATATTGTGGACTCTAGCGAGTTGGCATTTATGCTGGCCGCTCATGGCGCCATTAAGGAAGTGTTCCACCAGGGCGCTTGGCAAATTCTGGAGCCCATTATGTTGGTCGAGGTTACGGCGCCTGAGGAGTTCCAGGGCGCTGTTATGGGACACTTAAGCAAGCGACATGGTATCATCACGGGCACCGAGGGCACTGAAGGTTGGTTCACCGTCTATGCGGAGGTTCCACTCAACGATATGTTTGGCTATGCCAGCGAGCTCCG CTCGAGCACGCAAGGTAAGGGCGAGTTCACCATGGAGTACTCACGCTATTCCCCATGTCTGCCCGATGTTCAGGATCAGATCGTGCGTCAATATCAAGAATCCCAGGGTCTTTCGCATCccgagaagaagaaaaagaagaactAA